The Streptococcus gwangjuense nucleotide sequence AACACCATTCAATCAACTTGCTTCTACTAAATATCCTGAAGTAGACCTTCCAACAGTCGGTAGTATGCTTTCAATCTGGGCAGATAGACCAAGCGCTGAGTACAAGGAAGAAGAAATCTTTGAACTCATGACTGCCTTTGCAGACCACAACAAAGACTACTTCCGAGCTAATTATAATGCTCTCCGTGAAGAATTAGCACAAATTCCTGAAAACTTAGAAGGATATAGTAAAGAAAGTCTTGAGACCCTTGACGCAGCTAAAACAGCTCTAAATTACAACCTCAACCGTAATAAACAAGCTGAGCTTGACACACTTGTAGCCAACCTAAAAGCCGCTCGCTTAGGTCTCAAACCAGCTACAACTCACTCAGGAAGCCTGGATGAAAATGAAGTGACTGCCAATGTTGAAACCAGTCCAGAACTCATCACAAGAACTGAAGAAATTCCATTTGAAGTTATCAAGAAAGAAAATCCTAACCTCCCAGCTGGTCAGGAAAATATTATCACAGCAGGAGTCAAAGGTGAACGAACTCATTACATCTCTGTACTCACTGAAAATGGAAAAACAACAGAAACAGTCCTTGATAGCCAGGTAACCAAAGAAGTTGTAAACCAAGTGGTTGAAGTCGGCGCTCCTGTAACTCATAAGGGTGATGAAAGTGGTCTTGCACCAACTACTGAGGTAAAACCTAAACTGGATATCCAAGAAGAAGAAATTCCATTTACCACAGTAACTCGTGAAAATCCACTCTTACTCAAAGGAAAAACACAAGTCATTACTAAGGGCGTCAATGGACATCGTAGCAACTTCTACTCTGTGAGCACTGTTGATGGCAAGGAAGTGAAAACACTTGTAGATAGTCTTGTAACCAAAGAAGCAGTTACTCAAATTGTTGAAGTCGGAACCCTTGTAACACATGTAGGTGATGAACATGATCTTGCTCCAGTTGCAGAAACAAAACCTAGACTGGATATCCAAGAAGAAGAAATTCCATTTACCACAGTGACTCGTGAAAATCCACTCTTGCTCAAAGGAAAAACACAAGTCATTACTAAAGGTGTCAACGGTCGCCGTACAAACTTCTACTCGGTGAGCGCTTCTGCCGATGGTAAAGAAGTGAAAACACTAGTAAATAGTGTCGTAGCACAGGAAGCTGTTACTCAAATAGTCGAAGTCGGAACTATGGTAACACATGTAGGCGATGAACATGATCTTGCTCCAGTTGCAGAAACAAAACCTAGACTGGATATCCAAGAAGAAGAAATTCCATTTACCACAGTGACTCGTGAAAATCCACTCTTGTTCAAAGGAAAAACAAAAGTCATTACTAAGGGCGTCAATGGACATCGTAGCAACTTCTACTCTGTAAGCACTGTTGATGGCAAGGAAGTGAAAACACTTGTAAATAGTGTCGTAGCACAGGAAGCCGTTACTCAAATAGTCGAAGTCGGAACTATGGTAACACATGTAGGCGGTGAAAACGGACAAGCCGCTATTGCTGAAGAAAAACCAAAACTAGAAATCTCAAGCCAACCAGCTCCAGCAACTGCTCCTGCTGAGGAAAACAAAGCTCTCCCTCAAGGTCCAGCTCCTGTGGCAACAGAGAAAAAACTTCCTGAAACAGGAAGTCACGATTCTGCAGGACTAGTAGTCGCAGGACTCATGGCCTCACTAGCAGCCTATGGAATCACTAAAAGAAAAGAAGACTAGGTCTTTTCGATAAAAAATAAACAGCGAGATTGAAGCTCGCTGTTTATTTTTTAATTAATCACCCAGTCCAAGACGGTCAAAGATATCGTCCACTCGTTTAGTGTAATAAACTGGGTTGAAAATTTCGTCGATTTCTTCTTGTGTGAGGCGAGAAGTTACCTCTGGATCTGCTTCGAGAAGCGGTTTAAAGTCTACTTGATTATCCCAAGAGTAGGCTGTTTTTGGTTGTACCAAGTCATAGGCTTGCTCACGGGTCATGCCTTTTTCAATCAAGGTCAACATCGCACGTTGGCTAAAGATAAGACCAAACGTAGAGTTCATGTTGCGGATCATGTTTTCTGGGAAAACAGTCAAGTTCTTGACGATATTTCCAAAACGGTTGAGCATGTAGTCAATCAAAATAGTCGTATCCGGTGTGATGATACGCTCAGCTGATGAGTGAGAGATATCACGCTCGTGCCAGAGAGCAACGTTTTCATAGGCTGTAATCATGTGACCACGGATAACACGCGCAAGACCTGTCATATTTTCAGAACCGATCGGGTTGCGTTTGTGAGGCATTGCTGAAGACCCTTTTTGCCCTTTAGCAAAGAATTCTTCCACTTCACGTTGTTCAGACTTTTGCAAACCGCGAATCTCAGTCGCCATACGTTCGATAGAAGTCGCGATGCTGGCAAGAACTGCAAAGTACTCAGCATGAAGATCACGAGGAAGCACCTGTGTAGAGATTTCTTGAGCACGGATACCAAGCTTGTCGCAGACGTATTGCTCCACAAATGGTGGGATGTTGGCAAAGTTCCCAACCGCACCAGAGATTTTACCAGCTTCTACACCAGCAGCTGCATGCTCGAAACGCTCGATATTGCGCTTCATTTCGCTATACCAAGTTGCCAATTTCAGACCAAAGGTTGTAGGTTCAGCGTGCACACCGTGGGTACGACCCATCATGATGGTAAACTTGTGTTCCTTAGCCTTGTCAGCGATGATGTTAGTGAAGTTTTCAAGGTCACGACGAATGATGTCGTTGGCCTGTTTGTAGATGTAACCGTAAGCCGTATCTACCACATCGGTAGAAGTCAAACCATAGTGGACCCACTTGCGCTCTTCGCCAAGCGTTTCAGAAACCGCACGCGTGAAAGCCACCACATCGTGGCGAGTCTCCTGCTCAATTTCCAAAATACGGTCGATGTCAAAGTCCGCCTTTTCACGAATCAAAGCCACATCTTCCTTAGGGATTTCCCCCAACTCAGCCCATGCCTCGTCAGCCAAGATTTCCACCTCAAGCCAAGCACGGTATTTATTTTCTTCACTCCAAATGTTCGCCATCTCAGGGCGAGAGTAACGGTTGATCATGATGTTTCTCCTTCCCTAATTAAATTAATAAAAATCTTTCTTAATGTAACTTCTATATCCCAATCCTTAGAGACAATCAATTCAATAACCCCTTCATTTATATTTTCCTTTAAATTACTTAACATATCATGTACATCTGCTTCAAATGTTGAACCTGGTTCTGTCTTTGAAATACAGTATTCTTTAAATTTGTCAAAACTACCAGCATTAAATACATTATCGAACTTCAAAGAGTAATTTTCTCGACTAATCTGATCAAATTCTATATGATACTGTTTCTTAACTGTATTAAGAATCGTTAAAAGTTTCTCATCCCTTTTTTTGAAAGAATCTAACTGATTTTCAAACAGTGCTAATTCTAGTGGCGTTCCCACTTTATTCTCACGAAATTCAACTAGTTTAACATGCTCGAATAATTTATCACCATTGAAGTTAGAGTCGAAAGTAAAAGCATTGCTTCTTAAATATTTAACTAACCAAAGCACTGGAACATCAATTATGTTGTCTTTAGAATACGTAATTATTTGATCAACTTCTCTTAAAATTTCTTCGCAATGATAGTCTTTACAAGAAATAAACAATTTTAAAATCTTACCTGAAAGAATTTTATTCCCACCAATATTTATCAGAATTTCTTTCATACGGTCATAAAGATACTTATGCTCCCCTTTATGATTAATATTAAGTGGTTCGTAGTATTCACCATCTAAGTAATTATGACTTTCATATGTAAATTTCTTTTCACATTCAGCCAGCAAACGATGCTGTATAAAATTTGAATATAAATCTTTAGTTACACTATATGATAACGAACAATGGTAATTCGGATTTAATTTTTGCAATGCACTATCGTTTAAATCTTTCAATGCATGATCACTAAATATCAAATCTTCAGCTGCTGTTTGTAAAATAGAATCTTCATCTATCATCTCAGTTCTAAGACTGTCTTTAATTTCATCAAGTTGATTTCTTATATCATGGTTATAAATCTTCAATTTGATTCTTACACTATCAGCCGTTGGTCGTTCATCAGCTCTATAGCTCATCATCATATCAACCAGATTGTCCAACTCAAATAAATATGGATAATATTGTTCAATATGCCGATAGTCAGAACCTGCTGGATTTTCACCAGTAAAACACTCATTAATAATTAAACCTAAAGAATAGATATCCGATGCAAAAGTAATAGTGAGAGCATTACCCTCTATTTTTTGTTCAGGAGAAAGGTAATTTCTATTAACTAGAAGGTCATCTGCGACTGTCAGTCCAGCGTCCTCAAAATGTGCAATACCAAAGTCACTTAAAACAAGGTGATATCCACTAATTAATACATTTTCTGGTTTAATATCTCTATGGATAATCCTCTTGTCATGTGCAGCATTCACTGCTTTTATTAATTGAATTAATAAATCCAATCTTTGTAAGGGAGAATAATTTTCACGATGATTAATTACATCTCTCAAAGTTTGGGGATAATAATCCATGACTGCATAAAAGAATTTTGTTTTAACTTCTTCGTCTTTAGGAAATTCTCCATAACTATCATAACGAATAATATTAGGATGATTGTCGTTTAAACAAAAGTCAAGATCTTGCTTTAATCTATCAATTTTAATTTTATTTGCTCGACCTCCGGAAGTTGGTAGTTGCATAATTTTTACAGCTTTTTCTATCCCAGTATTATCAGTTGCTAAAACTACTACACCCTGACCACCCTGACCTAGAATTCGAATAAAACTAAAATTATTAGATTCCAAAATTTCATCAATGCTAAATCTCTTTTTGAGATTTTCAATAGTTTCATCAGTTAAATTCATAACCTCACTCCTCACTCAAAATCCTCTTTCCCAATAGCCACCGACGGATAGTGCGGCAAGCTACTTAGATCTGTATCCAATGGCAAATCATAGATAGCCAGATAATTGTTCGTATATTGAATCTTTAATTTCTGATATTTGGCTTTTACTTTTTCATGGTCGGCGCTGGCAAAGAGCACTTCCACAAAAGCGTTGACAATAATTTGAATCATAAACTGGTCTCCATTTAGCTTTAAAGATTATCATTTTCTGAGTCTTCATGTATAGAAAATTCAAATGAAATTCTCTCAGGATGTCTAGGCAGGCCGTAACTACTCAGACAATCCTTAACTTCCTTCACGGAACAAGAATATTCTAAGACTAGCTGATTACCAGCTCTCTCTAAAATATGAATCCCCTCTCTATCCGCAATCTCTGGAACAATCAAATCGTCCGTATAAGTCAGTTTTTCGGTCTTTATTTCATCATCTAGCAATTCATCAAATTCTTCTGCCATTTCAAAAGTCAATCCCCTCCCCAAACTCCTCCACCTCATCCGGAACATCACTAAACAAAGTCACATGCCCCATCTTGCGATTGTGCTTTGCTTCTATTTTACCATACATGTGGAGGTGGGCGCTTGGATTTTCTGTGACATATTTTTCAGCAGCCTCGACATGCTGGCCGAGAACATTGAGCATGACGGCAGGTGCATGTAATTTAACTTCTGGCAATGATGCTCCCAGAACACCTAAAATGTGGGTATCAAACTGGGAGAAGTCGCAGGCTTCGATAGAGTAGTGCCCAGAGTTGTGTGGTCGTGGGGCAATCTCGTTGACAATGATATCATCAGCTGTCGCAAACATTTCCACACAAAGGGTTCCAGACAGATTCAACTGTTCAGCGATTCGCACTGCCATAGCTTTGGCCTTGGCTGCTAGACTTTCTGAAATGCGGGCTGGCACAATGGTCTTAGACAGGATATTGTTGCGGTGGATATTTTCCTGAACAGGGAAGACTGTCACGTCCTTACCATTACCTGACACGATGACAGAAATCTCAAGGTCAAAGTTGACAAATTCCTCCAAGACACAGTCTGCTGAATCGGCTAGTGCATTGGCTTCTTCCAAGTCTGCTTCTGAGCGAATAACCTTTTGTCCATGTCCATCATAGCCACCAGTCGCAGTCTTGAGGACATGGTTTTTCGACAGGTCGATATCCGCCAAATCTTGGCTAGAAGTCACAACCTTGTAGGGTGCAACTGTCACTTGTGCCTTATTTAAGAGAAAGTCCTTTTCAAAGATACGATTTTGCGAAATGCGGAGCAGATCTGTCCCTTGAGGGAGTTGTCCATCCTTGATAACGACATCCAAACCGTCAGCATCAACATTTTCAAATTCATAAGTGAGGACATCACAACGTTCCGCCAACTGACGGAGGGCATCCACATCGTTATAAGGAGCCACGATGATCTCCGCCACGCGAGAGGCTGGGCAATCAGCCGCAGGATCCAGCGCGATAACCTTGTAGCCCATGTAGATAGCAGAAATAGCCATCATTTGACCCAGCTGGCCACCACCGATAATTCCGATTGTTTTAGATGAGCTCATTCGTAGACTCCTCTGCGATTTTTCCTTGTTCTTCGGCAAAGTTAGCAAGTGCGTCCGCAATGGACTTATCTTCTACAGAGAGGAGACGGAGGGCAAAAAGGGCAGCGTTAGTCGCACCTGCTTCACCGATAGCCATGGTTGCTACAGGAACCCCACCTGGCATCTGAACAATTGAATAGAGCGAATCCACACCGCTAAGAGCACGTGATTTGACTGGCACACCAATGACTGGAAGTATTGTCTTGGCTGCCACCATCCCTGGCAAATGGGCTGCGCCACCAGCACCTGCGATGATGATCTTGATGCCACGGCTACGAGCTTCTTCAGCATGTTTGAACATGAGGTCAGGTGTGCGGTGGGCAGAGACAACTTTCTTTTCGTAGGATACACCGAAGCGGTCTAGGACTTCAGCGGTTTTTTGCATGGTTGCCCAGTCGGATTTTGAGCCCATGATGATGGAAATAATTGGTTTAGTCATAATTTTTCCTTTTTTCTTCTTTTTTGATAATGGTCTTAGGTGGTGGGGACGGAAGCAAACCTTCGGTTTCATTCCTAAACTTTGAGCCTAAGGTCTCAAAGTTTCCCCGACCAAAACAGATACTGTTCTGGTCTTTTCACCACGGCAACCATTATCGGGTTTGGCGACTCAGTCGCTTTTGAAATTTTATTTGTTCGCCTTGCTTCCGATATCTGTTCGATAAAAGAGGCCTTCTGTGTTTTGTTTGTTGAGTTCCCCGTAGATGGTGTTTTGGGCTTCTTTGACGGTGGCTGCTGTAGTGACGAGCATATAGACACGTCCACCGTTTGATAGCAGTGCTCTGCTATTTTCCGCAAACTTAGCCCCTGCATAGTAGGTGATGGTGTCGCCTTCGGTCTTGGCTGGCAACTCGACACCCTTTGCATAATCTAGCGGGTAGCCCTTGGATGCGACAACCACACCCAGAGTCACACCCTTGTCTGTCCAGGTGATGGTTGGCTCCTTGCCATCCAGAATATCCGTAATATTTTGTGCAAAGTCAGATGTCAGACGAGGCAAGATAATTTGCGTTTCTGGATCTCCGAAACGAGCGTTAAACTCGATAACCTTAGGTCCATCAGCTGTCAAGATAAGCCCTGCGTAAAGAACTCCCAGATATGGACGCCCTTCTTGGATCATGCCCTCTAGGACTGGCTTGACAATAGTCTCCACTGCTGTGTCAACCACGCTCTGTGGCAAGTGTGGAACTGGCGCATAGGCACCCATACCACCCGTGTTAGGCCCTTTGTCGCCATCGTAGGCACGTTTGTGGTCCTGAGCTGTTGGCATGATGTAGAACTTATCACCATTGACAAAGGCAAAGAGGGAGAACTCCTCCCCATCAAGGAATTCCTCAATAACTACACGCGCACCTGAGTCACCAAATTTATTGTCCAAAAGCATCTCGTGAGCTGCTTCGACTGCTTGCTCAACCGTTTCAGCAACGACGACACCCTTCCCAAGCGCCAAGCCATCCGCCTTGACTACGATAGGCGCACCCTGCTTTTCGATATAGGCCTTGGCTTCCTCGAAATCTGAGAATGTGCCATAGGCTGCTGTCGGAACGCCGTATTTGACCATGATTTCCTTAGCAAAATCCTTGGACCACTCCAGCTCAGCTGCCAATCTTGTCGGACCAAAGGCTTTGAGACCAGCTGCATGGAAATCATCCACGATACCAGCCGCAAGGGCGTCATCTGGACCAATAAAGGTCCAAGCGATATCGTTGGCCTTTGCGAAGTCAATCAATTTAGAATGTTCGGAAATAGAGATATTTACCAATTCGAGACCATCCAGAGTCATCCCGTCATTCCCAGGAGCTACAAATACTTTTTCAACGTCCTTTGACTCAAGCAACTTCTTAGCAATGGCATGTTCACGACCACCCGAACCGACAACTAACAGCTTCATCTTATAACCTCTTTTGCGAATTATTTACTAACATTATATCATAAACGTTCGTTTTAATCTTGTTTCACTCCGCGTTTTTATGCAAAAAAGGAAAGAAACTGTTTTCTTCCCTTTACATTCTTAATGTCTAAAATGTCTCACTCCTGTGAAGATCATGGTCAAGCCATATTTGTCAGCAGCTTCGATGGATTCCTGATCACGGACCGATCCACCTGGCTGGATGATAGCCTTAATACCTGCTTTGGCGATTTCTTCCACATTATCCGCAAATGGGAAGAAGGCATCCGAAGCAAGCACAGCGCCGTCAAGACGGTCTTTAGCTTGGTCAATAGCGATGCGAACAGAGGCCACACGATTAGTTTGACCTGGGCCAACGCCAAGTGTCATGTGGTCATTGGTCACGATAATACCGTTTGATTTGACGTACTTGATAGCCTTCCAAGCGAACTCAAGAGCAGTCGCTTCTGTCTCAGTTGGCTGGCGTTTTGTCACCACTTGCCAGTCAGCTGGGCTTTCCTTTACCACGTCTTGATTTTGCACCAGAAGTCCACCTACTACACCTGTGTATTCTGCTTCCACTTCGCTAGCCTCTTGAGCATCAAATGGCAAGGCAAGGATACGCAAGTTTTTCTTTTTATTGGTCAAAATAGCTAGCGCCTCATCCGTATAGCTTGGTGCGATGATGATTTCGAGGAAGACACCATGCATCTTCTCAGCTGTCGCAGCATCCACCTCACGGTTGAGAACGACGATCCCACCAAAGATAGACACTGGGTCAGACTCATAAGCGTAGTCCCAAGCAGTCTCGATGTCATCAGCCTGACCAATACCGCACGGGTTCATGTGTTTGAGAGCCACAACGGTTGGACGGTCTTTGAAGTCACGGATAATACGAATAGCTGCATCCGCATCGCGGATATTGTTAAATGACAATTCTTTCCCGTTGAGCTGTTTCGCTGATGCAATAGAATAGTCAGTCGGCAAGGCTTTTTGGTAGAAATCTGCATCCTGTTGAGGATTTTCCCCATATCGCATGGCCTGCTTGAGGTCATAAGTCAAAGTGAGTTTTTCAGGCTTGCTTTCACCCACTTGAGCTGTGAAGTATTCTGCGATTAAGGCATCATAAGCCGCTGTGTGACGGAAAACCTTGGCTGCCAAACGTTGACGCGTTTCGTAAGTCGTTTCACCATTGGCTGACAATTCGTCAAGAACCACAGCATAATCCTCTGGGTCCACAACAACTGTTACGCTAGCATGGTTCTTCGCTGCTGAACGAAGCATAGACGGCCCACCGATATCGATATTCTCCACCGCATCAGCGTAAGTTACGTCTGGCTTGAGAATGGTTTCCTTAAATGGGTAAAGGTTGACCACCACAAGGTCAATGAGCTCGATTTGATTGTCTTTAGCTGCTTCCAAGTGACTATCCAAGTCACGACGAGCCAAAAGTCCACCGTGGATATTTGGGTGTAGGGTCTTGACACGACCGTCCATCATCTCTGGAAAACCAGTCACATCATCAATCGCAATGGTGTCCACCCCAGCATTGTCAAGGGCAACCTTGGTCCCACCCGTCGAGATAATCTCCCAACCAAGTTTTTTAAGTTCTTGGGCAAATTCAACAATGCCCGCTTTATCTGAGACGCTGATTAAGGCTTTTTTCGTCATTCTATTCCTCTTTCTTTAAGTCCAAGCGCATAGCGACTTCGTTATTTTCTTCTATAAATCCTGTTTCCTGAAAACCAAGACTAGTCAGCAGGTGCTTCATTTTTTCATTTCCAACCACATAATCTGCAACAATATGACTGCAGACTCTATCCATCTGAGCCTCTTTGATT carries:
- the purB gene encoding adenylosuccinate lyase, whose protein sequence is MINRYSRPEMANIWSEENKYRAWLEVEILADEAWAELGEIPKEDVALIREKADFDIDRILEIEQETRHDVVAFTRAVSETLGEERKWVHYGLTSTDVVDTAYGYIYKQANDIIRRDLENFTNIIADKAKEHKFTIMMGRTHGVHAEPTTFGLKLATWYSEMKRNIERFEHAAAGVEAGKISGAVGNFANIPPFVEQYVCDKLGIRAQEISTQVLPRDLHAEYFAVLASIATSIERMATEIRGLQKSEQREVEEFFAKGQKGSSAMPHKRNPIGSENMTGLARVIRGHMITAYENVALWHERDISHSSAERIITPDTTILIDYMLNRFGNIVKNLTVFPENMIRNMNSTFGLIFSQRAMLTLIEKGMTREQAYDLVQPKTAYSWDNQVDFKPLLEADPEVTSRLTQEEIDEIFNPVYYTKRVDDIFDRLGLGD
- a CDS encoding serine/threonine-protein kinase is translated as MNLTDETIENLKKRFSIDEILESNNFSFIRILGQGGQGVVVLATDNTGIEKAVKIMQLPTSGGRANKIKIDRLKQDLDFCLNDNHPNIIRYDSYGEFPKDEEVKTKFFYAVMDYYPQTLRDVINHRENYSPLQRLDLLIQLIKAVNAAHDKRIIHRDIKPENVLISGYHLVLSDFGIAHFEDAGLTVADDLLVNRNYLSPEQKIEGNALTITFASDIYSLGLIINECFTGENPAGSDYRHIEQYYPYLFELDNLVDMMMSYRADERPTADSVRIKLKIYNHDIRNQLDEIKDSLRTEMIDEDSILQTAAEDLIFSDHALKDLNDSALQKLNPNYHCSLSYSVTKDLYSNFIQHRLLAECEKKFTYESHNYLDGEYYEPLNINHKGEHKYLYDRMKEILINIGGNKILSGKILKLFISCKDYHCEEILREVDQIITYSKDNIIDVPVLWLVKYLRSNAFTFDSNFNGDKLFEHVKLVEFRENKVGTPLELALFENQLDSFKKRDEKLLTILNTVKKQYHIEFDQISRENYSLKFDNVFNAGSFDKFKEYCISKTEPGSTFEADVHDMLSNLKENINEGVIELIVSKDWDIEVTLRKIFINLIREGETS
- a CDS encoding phosphoribosylaminoimidazole carboxylase, translated to MIQIIVNAFVEVLFASADHEKVKAKYQKLKIQYTNNYLAIYDLPLDTDLSSLPHYPSVAIGKEDFE
- the purK gene encoding 5-(carboxyamino)imidazole ribonucleotide synthase, whose amino-acid sequence is MSSSKTIGIIGGGQLGQMMAISAIYMGYKVIALDPAADCPASRVAEIIVAPYNDVDALRQLAERCDVLTYEFENVDADGLDVVIKDGQLPQGTDLLRISQNRIFEKDFLLNKAQVTVAPYKVVTSSQDLADIDLSKNHVLKTATGGYDGHGQKVIRSEADLEEANALADSADCVLEEFVNFDLEISVIVSGNGKDVTVFPVQENIHRNNILSKTIVPARISESLAAKAKAMAVRIAEQLNLSGTLCVEMFATADDIIVNEIAPRPHNSGHYSIEACDFSQFDTHILGVLGASLPEVKLHAPAVMLNVLGQHVEAAEKYVTENPSAHLHMYGKIEAKHNRKMGHVTLFSDVPDEVEEFGEGIDF
- the purE gene encoding 5-(carboxyamino)imidazole ribonucleotide mutase, translating into MTKPIISIIMGSKSDWATMQKTAEVLDRFGVSYEKKVVSAHRTPDLMFKHAEEARSRGIKIIIAGAGGAAHLPGMVAAKTILPVIGVPVKSRALSGVDSLYSIVQMPGGVPVATMAIGEAGATNAALFALRLLSVEDKSIADALANFAEEQGKIAEESTNELI
- the purD gene encoding phosphoribosylamine--glycine ligase, whose protein sequence is MKLLVVGSGGREHAIAKKLLESKDVEKVFVAPGNDGMTLDGLELVNISISEHSKLIDFAKANDIAWTFIGPDDALAAGIVDDFHAAGLKAFGPTRLAAELEWSKDFAKEIMVKYGVPTAAYGTFSDFEEAKAYIEKQGAPIVVKADGLALGKGVVVAETVEQAVEAAHEMLLDNKFGDSGARVVIEEFLDGEEFSLFAFVNGDKFYIMPTAQDHKRAYDGDKGPNTGGMGAYAPVPHLPQSVVDTAVETIVKPVLEGMIQEGRPYLGVLYAGLILTADGPKVIEFNARFGDPETQIILPRLTSDFAQNITDILDGKEPTITWTDKGVTLGVVVASKGYPLDYAKGVELPAKTEGDTITYYAGAKFAENSRALLSNGGRVYMLVTTAATVKEAQNTIYGELNKQNTEGLFYRTDIGSKANK
- the purH gene encoding bifunctional phosphoribosylaminoimidazolecarboxamide formyltransferase/IMP cyclohydrolase — encoded protein: MTKKALISVSDKAGIVEFAQELKKLGWEIISTGGTKVALDNAGVDTIAIDDVTGFPEMMDGRVKTLHPNIHGGLLARRDLDSHLEAAKDNQIELIDLVVVNLYPFKETILKPDVTYADAVENIDIGGPSMLRSAAKNHASVTVVVDPEDYAVVLDELSANGETTYETRQRLAAKVFRHTAAYDALIAEYFTAQVGESKPEKLTLTYDLKQAMRYGENPQQDADFYQKALPTDYSIASAKQLNGKELSFNNIRDADAAIRIIRDFKDRPTVVALKHMNPCGIGQADDIETAWDYAYESDPVSIFGGIVVLNREVDAATAEKMHGVFLEIIIAPSYTDEALAILTNKKKNLRILALPFDAQEASEVEAEYTGVVGGLLVQNQDVVKESPADWQVVTKRQPTETEATALEFAWKAIKYVKSNGIIVTNDHMTLGVGPGQTNRVASVRIAIDQAKDRLDGAVLASDAFFPFADNVEEIAKAGIKAIIQPGGSVRDQESIEAADKYGLTMIFTGVRHFRH